From Nocardia sp. XZ_19_385, the proteins below share one genomic window:
- the eccE gene encoding type VII secretion protein EccE, whose translation MAESTGAGPRPLFGRISLQNLLVAQVFALVIGLVALIFGLDKWIALGIAVVSALIPLIPIAKRTVLDWIATWWRYLTKSDYEIGDTVDFRGPDDRSLGLYWDGSRVVTVVEVLPPRGGLTRISSSTVHASHLLPLPELAKCLNQHDILLSGIDIISHGHRSRAGTPAGKIYESLLGPLPATAHRAVWLAISFDAIACPEASARRGGGTEGASRAVTIATQRIMRALEDADCNARILTAPEIRKAVLQITAGFDPRNLTHRWRYAEIGNAVNIGAAVDPKRLGSDLLAQLWVAPSRGTTVAVRLRAGSSAETVSIGAAWRLTARELPERSKLKGMISMAGRHRDGLLAHMPLAAPGVDDTVPMTEYPIDVIAALHLPSSGCGQLIGSDEENQGVAVRIIGQGISTVYVAGELYLAQQLVFRALAVGERILIRTDRAHAWEQLVQTVGNPERLTIAVETHQSDAGFTATVVDGVLAPAPHAGVTTIYVTGDPMGWPATRPDLSIHQPGAIGNHVILRTGTAQVDLTLVSIPREATYIGHPRGRQRQMQGAGPMH comes from the coding sequence ATGGCTGAATCCACCGGGGCCGGACCGCGCCCGCTCTTTGGTCGGATCTCGCTGCAGAACCTGCTGGTAGCGCAGGTCTTCGCGCTGGTTATCGGCCTGGTAGCGCTGATCTTCGGACTCGATAAATGGATCGCGCTCGGCATTGCCGTTGTCTCGGCGCTGATTCCGCTGATCCCGATCGCCAAGCGCACCGTGCTCGACTGGATCGCGACCTGGTGGCGCTACCTCACCAAGTCCGACTACGAGATCGGCGACACCGTCGACTTCCGCGGCCCCGACGACCGCTCCCTCGGCCTGTACTGGGACGGCAGCCGCGTCGTCACCGTCGTCGAGGTGCTGCCCCCGCGCGGCGGGCTGACCCGGATCTCGTCCTCCACGGTGCACGCCTCGCACCTGCTGCCGCTGCCCGAACTGGCGAAATGCCTCAACCAGCACGACATTCTGCTGAGCGGCATCGACATCATCAGCCACGGCCACCGCAGCCGGGCCGGCACGCCCGCCGGCAAGATCTACGAATCGCTGCTCGGCCCGCTGCCCGCCACCGCGCACCGCGCCGTCTGGCTGGCCATCAGCTTCGACGCCATCGCCTGCCCGGAGGCCTCGGCCCGGCGCGGCGGCGGCACCGAAGGCGCGTCCCGCGCGGTAACCATTGCGACGCAACGGATTATGCGCGCGCTGGAAGACGCCGACTGCAACGCCCGAATCCTCACCGCCCCGGAAATCCGCAAGGCCGTCCTGCAGATCACCGCGGGCTTCGACCCGCGCAACCTGACACATCGCTGGCGCTACGCCGAAATCGGTAATGCCGTGAACATCGGTGCGGCCGTCGACCCGAAGCGGCTCGGCTCCGATCTGCTCGCCCAGCTGTGGGTCGCGCCCTCGCGTGGCACCACCGTCGCGGTGCGGTTGCGTGCGGGCAGCTCCGCGGAAACCGTAAGCATCGGCGCCGCTTGGCGTTTGACCGCGCGCGAACTGCCGGAACGCTCCAAGCTCAAGGGCATGATCTCGATGGCCGGCCGGCACCGCGACGGGTTGCTCGCACACATGCCGCTGGCCGCGCCCGGCGTCGATGACACCGTCCCGATGACCGAGTACCCGATCGATGTCATCGCCGCGCTGCACCTGCCGTCCTCCGGCTGCGGTCAGCTGATCGGTTCCGATGAAGAGAACCAGGGTGTGGCGGTTCGCATTATCGGCCAAGGCATTTCGACCGTCTATGTGGCGGGCGAGCTGTACTTGGCCCAGCAGCTGGTGTTCCGCGCGCTGGCCGTCGGCGAGCGCATCCTGATCCGCACCGACCGCGCCCACGCCTGGGAGCAGCTGGTACAGACCGTCGGCAACCCGGAACGTCTCACCATCGCCGTCGAAACCCACCAGTCCGACGCGGGTTTCACCGCTACCGTGGTCGACGGCGTCCTCGCGCCCGCCCCCCACGCCGGTGTCACCACGATCTACGTCACCGGTGACCCGATGGGCTGGCCCGCCACCCGCCCCGACCTGTCCATCCACCAGCCCGGCGCCATCGGCAACCACGTCATCCTGCGGACCGGCACCGCCCAGGTCGACCTGACCCTGGTCTCGATCCCCCGCGAAGCCACCTACATCGGGCATCCGCGCGGGCGCCAGCGTCAGATGCAGGGCGCGGGACCGATGCACTAG
- the eccB gene encoding type VII secretion protein EccB encodes MPSKPTTRWQVSGYRFLVRRMEHALVRRDVRMLHDPMRSQSRAYAVGLVLGIVVLAGCGILALLRPQDKIGSNTLLIGKESGGVYVVIDNVVHPALNLASARLASGESGKAATVKESELGKKPRGQLIGIPGAPATLRFDKDGKGRTWSVCDVRTGAGSTDLTTTVIAGNPELGAKASIMPGDKALLVKAKDKTYLVYDSKRAEVDMNERAVTDALGITGEKVQKVSEGLLNSIPEVLPLKTPKFDNRGGTVSYTINNHRVGDVVQVPSEADKYYVVLSDGLQQISALTADIIKNSNPTQSDDTRISQAERTNAPPSKALQVEDYPRVAPKLVPQDDQLVSCMSWKPIPEAADNKDGKRADLNILTGVKLPIPDNAKTVSLAQADGSGANADSVYIPPATGAFVQTTGIEPDSRRKDSMFYVADTGVRFGIKNADARKALGMDTDSGVKPEPAPWPIVGLLANGPTLGREEAMVAHDGVAPDATPAKQTVGKASG; translated from the coding sequence ATGCCTTCAAAACCCACTACGCGCTGGCAGGTGAGCGGTTACCGCTTCCTGGTGCGCCGCATGGAGCACGCCTTGGTGCGCCGGGATGTGCGCATGCTGCACGACCCGATGCGTTCCCAGTCCCGGGCCTATGCCGTCGGCTTGGTGCTGGGCATTGTCGTACTGGCCGGTTGTGGCATTCTCGCGTTGCTCCGCCCGCAAGACAAAATCGGCAGCAACACTTTGCTGATCGGCAAGGAATCCGGCGGCGTCTACGTGGTGATCGACAACGTCGTGCATCCCGCGCTGAACCTCGCCTCGGCCCGCCTGGCCTCCGGTGAATCGGGCAAGGCCGCCACCGTGAAGGAATCCGAGCTCGGCAAGAAGCCCCGCGGCCAGCTGATCGGCATCCCCGGCGCGCCCGCCACCTTGCGTTTCGACAAGGACGGCAAGGGCCGCACCTGGTCGGTGTGCGATGTCCGCACCGGCGCCGGCAGCACCGACCTCACCACCACCGTGATCGCCGGCAACCCGGAGCTCGGCGCGAAGGCCTCGATCATGCCCGGCGACAAAGCGCTGCTGGTGAAGGCCAAGGACAAGACCTACCTGGTGTACGACAGCAAGCGCGCCGAGGTCGACATGAACGAGCGCGCCGTCACCGACGCCCTGGGCATCACCGGCGAGAAGGTGCAGAAGGTCAGCGAAGGCCTGCTGAACTCGATCCCCGAGGTGCTGCCGTTGAAGACGCCCAAGTTCGACAATCGCGGCGGCACGGTGAGCTACACGATCAACAACCACCGTGTCGGCGATGTGGTGCAGGTGCCCTCGGAGGCCGACAAGTACTACGTGGTGCTCAGCGATGGGTTGCAGCAGATCTCGGCGCTGACCGCCGACATCATCAAGAACTCCAACCCGACCCAGTCCGACGACACCCGGATCAGCCAGGCCGAACGCACCAACGCGCCGCCCTCGAAGGCGCTGCAGGTCGAGGACTACCCGAGGGTCGCGCCGAAACTGGTGCCGCAGGACGACCAGCTGGTCAGCTGCATGTCCTGGAAGCCGATCCCGGAGGCCGCGGACAACAAGGACGGCAAGCGCGCCGACCTCAACATCCTCACCGGCGTGAAGCTGCCCATCCCGGACAACGCGAAAACCGTCTCGCTGGCGCAGGCCGACGGCTCCGGCGCCAACGCCGATTCCGTCTACATCCCGCCGGCCACCGGCGCCTTCGTCCAGACCACCGGCATCGAACCCGACAGCCGGCGCAAGGACAGCATGTTCTACGTCGCCGACACCGGCGTCCGCTTCGGCATCAAGAACGCCGATGCTCGGAAGGCCTTGGGTATGGACACCGATTCGGGCGTGAAACCCGAACCGGCGCCCTGGCCGATCGTCGGATTGCTCGCCAACGGACCGACTTTGGGCCGTGAGGAAGCGATGGTCGCGCACGACGGCGTCGCCCCGGACGCGACGCCGGCCAAGCAGACCGTCGGCAAGGCCAGCGGCTAG
- the mycP gene encoding type VII secretion-associated serine protease mycosin has product MSASFGIGANAGVAQADRPPAVNPTLLPAGDPAAPRDKTERPSSGTCNSTVKGGEGASIPTAQRSLDLERAWKFSRGAGQIVAVIDTGVVRHPRLPGLLSEGDYVANAGDGTEDCDAHGTFVAGLIAASQVEGQGFAGVAPEAQIMTIRQTSTKYQKEGASRDKSPDELPEGYGNLATMASAIVRAVQKGATVINISEVWCGPQNDVDGAIGAALQYAVDQNVVVVAAAGNTDTCKTENKVIDPLDPTADPWSKTSMNVVPARWDDYVLSVGSIDSNGAPSAFTVAGPWLSVAAPGENMTSLNPIQDDKGQWGTAIGKLTERGEQQAISGTSFAAPIVSGVVALVRARFPELSAREVMKRIQATAHAPAEGWNKYIGYGAVDPIAALTEVVTADLPPKRPTPAKSQQLAVPKAPTPPDNTARNVALIGTGVIGGALILGYLASFPIRRRFGVGRDE; this is encoded by the coding sequence CTGAGCGCATCGTTCGGTATCGGCGCGAATGCTGGTGTGGCGCAAGCCGATCGACCGCCCGCAGTGAATCCGACCCTGCTGCCCGCGGGTGATCCGGCGGCGCCGCGCGACAAGACCGAGCGACCGTCCAGCGGCACCTGCAACAGCACCGTGAAGGGTGGCGAGGGGGCCTCGATCCCCACTGCGCAGCGGTCCCTGGATCTGGAGCGCGCCTGGAAATTCTCCAGGGGCGCGGGACAGATTGTCGCCGTGATCGACACCGGCGTAGTGCGGCATCCGCGCCTGCCCGGGCTGCTGTCCGAAGGCGACTATGTCGCGAACGCCGGTGACGGCACCGAGGACTGCGACGCGCACGGCACCTTCGTCGCAGGCTTGATCGCGGCATCACAGGTAGAAGGTCAAGGCTTCGCCGGTGTCGCACCGGAAGCCCAGATCATGACGATCCGGCAGACCAGCACCAAGTATCAGAAGGAAGGCGCGTCGCGGGACAAGAGCCCCGACGAATTGCCCGAGGGCTACGGCAATCTCGCGACCATGGCCTCGGCGATCGTGCGCGCGGTCCAAAAGGGCGCGACCGTCATCAACATCTCCGAGGTCTGGTGCGGGCCGCAGAACGACGTGGACGGGGCGATCGGCGCGGCTTTGCAGTACGCGGTCGATCAGAACGTGGTTGTCGTTGCGGCAGCGGGCAATACCGACACCTGCAAGACCGAGAACAAGGTCATCGATCCGCTCGATCCCACCGCGGATCCGTGGAGCAAGACCAGCATGAACGTCGTCCCCGCCCGCTGGGACGACTACGTGCTGTCGGTCGGCTCCATCGATTCCAACGGCGCACCGTCGGCGTTCACCGTGGCCGGACCGTGGCTGAGCGTGGCCGCGCCCGGCGAGAACATGACCTCGCTCAACCCCATTCAGGACGACAAGGGCCAATGGGGCACGGCTATCGGCAAACTCACCGAGCGTGGTGAACAGCAGGCGATCAGTGGCACCAGCTTCGCGGCGCCGATCGTGTCGGGTGTGGTCGCGCTGGTGCGGGCCCGGTTCCCGGAGTTGAGCGCGCGCGAGGTGATGAAGCGGATCCAGGCGACCGCGCATGCGCCCGCCGAAGGGTGGAACAAGTACATCGGTTATGGCGCGGTCGATCCGATCGCGGCGCTGACCGAAGTGGTGACCGCCGACCTGCCGCCCAAGCGTCCGACTCCCGCCAAGAGCCAGCAGCTGGCGGTGCCGAAAGCACCGACGCCGCCGGACAATACGGCGCGGAACGTGGCATTGATCGGGACCGGTGTGATCGGCGGGGCGCTGATCCTCGGATACCTGGCGTCGTTCCCGATTCGGCGACGGTTCGGCGTCGGCCGAGACGAGTAA